The following are encoded in a window of uncultured Pseudomonas sp. genomic DNA:
- a CDS encoding TIGR00645 family protein has product MERFIENAMYASRWLLAPIYFGLSLGLLALALKFFQEVFHLLPSVFSMAEADLILVILSLIDMALVGGLLVMVMISGYENFVSQLDITEGTEKLGWLGKMDSSSLKMKVAASIVAISSIHLLKVFMNAQNIETEYLMWYVIIHMAFVLSAFAMGYLDKLTKH; this is encoded by the coding sequence ATGGAACGCTTTATCGAAAACGCCATGTATGCCTCCCGCTGGCTGCTGGCGCCCATTTACTTCGGCCTTTCGCTCGGCCTGCTGGCCTTGGCGCTGAAGTTCTTTCAAGAAGTCTTCCACTTACTGCCCAGTGTTTTCTCCATGGCTGAGGCCGATCTGATTTTGGTGATCCTGTCGTTGATCGATATGGCCCTGGTCGGCGGTTTGCTGGTGATGGTGATGATTTCCGGTTACGAGAACTTCGTGTCCCAACTGGATATAACCGAGGGCACCGAAAAGCTCGGCTGGTTGGGCAAAATGGACTCCAGCTCACTGAAGATGAAGGTGGCCGCCTCCATCGTGGCGATCTCCTCGATCCATTTGCTCAAAGTGTTTATGAATGCGCAGAACATCGAGACGGAATATTTGATGTGGTACGTGATCATTCATATGGCGTTTGTGCTGTCGGCCTTTGCCATGGGCTATCTGGATAAGCTGACCAAGCACTAA
- a CDS encoding DUF6482 family protein, translated as MNLQSLSQHAHAGHIDALNLISIEGGIYLLEAHMDGRAHPLRDDHGKTLHLRSVEHARDLLSDIPPIPFHLVHAVVHDEMCGMQDGAQEVLRVPMSFNSSW; from the coding sequence ATGAATCTACAAAGCCTATCGCAGCACGCCCATGCCGGGCATATCGATGCGCTCAACCTGATTTCTATTGAGGGCGGTATCTACTTGCTGGAGGCGCACATGGATGGTCGTGCCCATCCGCTTCGTGATGACCACGGTAAAACCCTGCACCTGCGCTCGGTTGAGCATGCACGTGATCTGCTCAGCGATATCCCGCCCATACCGTTTCACCTCGTGCATGCAGTGGTGCATGACGAGATGTGCGGCATGCAAGACGGCGCCCAAGAGGTTCTGCGCGTGCCAATGTCCTTTAATTCTTCCTGGTAA
- a CDS encoding cryptochrome/photolyase family protein — translation MSIRRLALVLGDQLSFDLPSLQALDPQHDAVLLAEVAAETDYVPHHPQKIALIFSAMRHFANALRERGWQVHYVKLDDPHNSGSLPGELQRWAALLQSTEVHITECGEWRLEQALRTCAVPITWHADSRFVCARDEFARWAEGRKQLRMEFFYREMRRKTGLLMNGDGTPVGGAWNFDAENRKTLPKQIKAPMSARFPADAITEEVLVLVAERFSHHYGSLESFDYPVTQAEAEALWQHFVEFALPAFGDYQDAMALGEPYLFHARIGAALNIGLLDVRRVCADVEAAYWCGHVPLNAAEGFIRQLLGWREYVRGIYWMHMPEYAERNAFGNRRPLPEFYWTGKTRMKCMSQAIGQTLEHAYAHHIQRLMVTGNFALLAGIQPSQVCEWYLAVYMDAFDWVELPNTLGMVMHADGGYLGSKPYCASGQYIKRMSNYCGDCAYKVTESVGEQACPFNALYWHFLMRHREQLAGNHRLSMIYRGLDKMTEAKQQGLWARGEQLLARLDAGEAL, via the coding sequence ATGTCTATTCGTCGGCTTGCCCTGGTGCTCGGTGATCAGTTGTCCTTTGACCTGCCCAGCCTGCAGGCGCTAGACCCACAGCACGATGCCGTATTGCTCGCCGAGGTGGCGGCGGAAACCGACTACGTGCCGCACCATCCGCAGAAAATTGCGCTGATCTTCAGTGCCATGCGCCACTTTGCCAACGCGCTGCGTGAGCGCGGCTGGCAGGTGCATTACGTCAAATTGGATGACCCGCACAACAGTGGCTCGCTACCGGGTGAGCTGCAGCGTTGGGCGGCGCTGCTGCAATCCACCGAAGTGCACATAACCGAGTGCGGCGAGTGGCGATTGGAGCAGGCGCTGCGCACCTGCGCGGTGCCGATCACCTGGCATGCCGACAGCCGATTTGTCTGCGCACGCGATGAGTTCGCCCGCTGGGCTGAGGGTCGCAAGCAGTTGCGCATGGAGTTTTTTTACCGCGAGATGCGCCGTAAGACAGGTTTGTTAATGAACGGCGACGGCACGCCGGTGGGCGGCGCCTGGAACTTTGATGCAGAAAACCGTAAGACGCTGCCCAAGCAGATTAAAGCGCCGATGAGTGCGCGCTTCCCGGCGGATGCGATCACTGAAGAGGTGCTGGTGCTGGTGGCTGAGCGTTTCAGTCATCACTACGGCAGCCTGGAGTCCTTTGATTACCCGGTCACTCAGGCTGAGGCCGAAGCGCTGTGGCAGCACTTTGTTGAATTTGCCCTGCCGGCCTTTGGTGACTATCAAGATGCCATGGCGCTGGGTGAGCCGTATTTGTTTCATGCACGCATCGGTGCGGCGCTGAATATTGGCCTGCTGGATGTGCGCCGTGTCTGTGCGGATGTCGAAGCCGCCTACTGGTGTGGGCATGTGCCGTTGAACGCCGCTGAGGGCTTTATTCGGCAGTTGCTTGGCTGGCGTGAGTACGTGCGCGGCATCTACTGGATGCACATGCCGGAGTACGCCGAGCGCAATGCCTTCGGTAATAGGCGGCCGCTGCCTGAGTTTTACTGGACCGGCAAAACCCGCATGAAGTGCATGAGCCAAGCCATCGGCCAGACTCTGGAGCATGCCTATGCCCACCATATCCAGCGGTTGATGGTCACCGGTAACTTTGCCCTGTTGGCCGGTATTCAACCCAGCCAGGTCTGTGAGTGGTACTTGGCGGTGTATATGGATGCCTTTGATTGGGTCGAGTTGCCCAACACCCTTGGCATGGTCATGCACGCCGATGGCGGTTATCTGGGCTCCAAGCCGTATTGCGCCAGTGGCCAGTACATCAAGCGTATGTCCAACTACTGTGGCGATTGCGCCTACAAGGTCACTGAAAGCGTGGGTGAGCAGGCCTGCCCCTTCAATGCGCTGTACTGGCACTTTCTTATGCGTCATCGCGAGCAGCTGGCCGGCAACCATCGCTTGAGCATGATCTACCGCGGCCTGGATAAAATGACTGAGGCCAAGCAGCAAGGCCTTTGGGCGCGCGGCGAGCAGCTATTGGCACGCTTGGATGCCGGTGAGGCGCTGTGA
- a CDS encoding DUF2256 domain-containing protein has protein sequence MKKADLPVKACQVCGLPFAWRKKWARCWEEVKYCSERCRRQR, from the coding sequence GTGAAGAAAGCCGACTTGCCCGTTAAGGCCTGCCAAGTGTGCGGCTTGCCCTTCGCCTGGCGTAAGAAGTGGGCGCGTTGCTGGGAGGAGGTGAAGTATTGCTCCGAGCGCTGTCGCCGCCAACGTTAG
- a CDS encoding FKBP-type peptidyl-prolyl cis-trans isomerase has product MSEINLSTDETRVSYGIGRQLGGQLRDNPPPGVSLDAIVAGLADAFNGQQSRVSEDEMSASFKVIRDIMQAEAAAKAEAAAGAGLAFLAENAKREGITALASGLQYEVLNTGTGAMPTREDTIRAHYHGTLIDGTVFDSSYDRGQPAEFPVGGVIAGWTEALQLMNAGSKWRLYVPSELAYGEQGVGSIPPHSVLVFDVELLDVL; this is encoded by the coding sequence ATGTCCGAAATCAATCTCTCGACTGATGAAACCCGCGTCAGCTACGGCATTGGCCGTCAACTGGGCGGTCAACTGCGCGACAACCCGCCGCCGGGCGTGAGCCTGGACGCCATCGTTGCTGGCCTGGCTGATGCCTTCAATGGTCAGCAAAGCCGTGTCAGCGAAGACGAGATGTCGGCCAGCTTCAAAGTGATCCGCGACATCATGCAGGCAGAAGCGGCGGCCAAGGCCGAAGCGGCTGCTGGCGCCGGCCTGGCTTTCCTCGCCGAAAACGCCAAGCGTGAAGGCATTACTGCGCTGGCTTCCGGCCTGCAGTACGAAGTGCTGAACACTGGCACTGGCGCCATGCCAACCCGCGAAGACACCATTCGCGCGCACTACCACGGCACCCTGATCGACGGCACTGTGTTTGACAGCTCTTACGATCGTGGCCAGCCGGCTGAGTTTCCAGTGGGCGGTGTAATCGCCGGCTGGACCGAAGCCCTGCAGCTGATGAATGCCGGCAGCAAGTGGCGCTTGTATGTGCCGAGCGAGCTGGCCTATGGCGAGCAAGGCGTCGGCAGCATCCCGCCGCACAGCGTACTGGTGTTTGATGTGGAGCTGCTCGACGTTCTCTAA
- a CDS encoding polyprenyl synthetase family protein — MQPQAFYRVVADDFTAVDGIIRAQLVSRVPLVEKIGDYIISAGGKRLRPLLVLLSGKALGLNGDNLRLLAATIEFLHTATLLHDDVVDMSDMRRGRSTANAQWGNAPSVLVGDFLYSRSFEMMVELGSMPVMKILSKATRVIAEGEVLQLSKIRDASTTEETYMEVIRGKTAMLFEASTHSAAALANASSAQTEALRTFGDHLGVAFQLVDDLLDYRGDASELGKNVGDDLAEGKPTLPLIYTMREGTPEQAALVRQAIQKGGIEDLESIRDAVEAAGALDYTARQARAYADRAIACLDALPASEYRDALIELCRFAVARTH; from the coding sequence ATGCAACCCCAGGCTTTCTACCGCGTGGTGGCGGATGACTTTACCGCCGTCGACGGCATCATCCGCGCCCAACTGGTGTCGCGCGTACCGCTGGTAGAGAAAATCGGCGACTACATTATTTCCGCGGGCGGTAAACGCTTGCGCCCCTTGCTGGTGTTGCTCAGCGGCAAGGCGCTCGGCCTGAACGGTGACAACCTGCGCCTGCTGGCTGCCACCATCGAATTCCTGCACACCGCCACCCTGCTGCACGACGACGTCGTCGACATGTCCGATATGCGCCGCGGGCGCAGCACCGCCAACGCCCAGTGGGGCAATGCGCCGAGCGTACTGGTGGGCGACTTTCTTTATTCGCGCTCGTTCGAAATGATGGTCGAGCTGGGCTCCATGCCCGTGATGAAGATTCTTTCCAAGGCCACGCGGGTGATTGCCGAAGGCGAAGTGCTGCAGCTGTCGAAGATCCGCGACGCCAGCACCACCGAAGAAACCTATATGGAGGTCATCCGCGGTAAGACGGCGATGCTCTTCGAGGCCTCGACCCACAGCGCCGCGGCCCTGGCCAACGCCAGCAGCGCACAAACCGAAGCGCTGCGTACCTTTGGCGACCACCTCGGCGTGGCCTTCCAACTGGTCGACGACCTGCTTGATTACCGCGGCGACGCCAGCGAGCTGGGCAAGAACGTCGGCGACGACCTGGCCGAAGGCAAACCAACCCTGCCGCTGATCTACACCATGCGCGAAGGTACACCTGAGCAAGCCGCGCTGGTGCGCCAGGCCATTCAGAAAGGCGGCATCGAAGATCTAGAGAGCATCCGCGATGCTGTCGAAGCTGCCGGCGCCCTCGACTACACCGCTCGGCAAGCGCGCGCCTACGCCGACCGTGCGATCGCCTGCCTGGACGCGCTGCCAGCCAGCGAATACCGCGACGCGCTCATCGAACTTTGCCGCTTTGCTGTGGCGCGCACACACTAG
- the rplU gene encoding 50S ribosomal protein L21, which translates to MYAVIVTGGKQYKVAEGEFLKIEKLELATGEAVTFDRVLLIGNGDDVKIGAPVVEGAKVVAEVIAQGRHDKVTIIKFRRRKHHMKRQGHRQWYTEIKITGIQA; encoded by the coding sequence ATGTACGCAGTAATTGTTACTGGTGGCAAGCAATACAAAGTCGCCGAAGGCGAGTTCCTCAAGATCGAAAAGCTCGAGCTGGCCACTGGCGAAGCTGTGACTTTCGACCGTGTTCTGCTGATCGGCAATGGCGACGACGTTAAAATCGGCGCGCCGGTTGTTGAAGGTGCCAAGGTTGTAGCTGAAGTGATCGCCCAGGGCCGTCACGACAAGGTCACCATCATCAAGTTCCGTCGTCGTAAGCACCACATGAAGCGCCAGGGCCACCGTCAGTGGTACACCGAGATCAAAATCACCGGTATCCAGGCTTAA
- the rpmA gene encoding 50S ribosomal protein L27 — protein MAHKKAGGSTRNGRDSEAKRLGVKMYGGQKIIPGNIIVRQRGTQFHAGYGVGMGKDHTLFAKIEGVIKFEVKGAFNRRYVSVVAA, from the coding sequence ATGGCACACAAAAAAGCTGGCGGTAGTACCCGCAACGGTCGCGACTCAGAAGCCAAACGCCTTGGCGTGAAGATGTATGGCGGCCAGAAAATCATTCCTGGCAACATCATCGTGCGTCAGCGCGGCACCCAGTTCCACGCCGGTTACGGCGTAGGCATGGGTAAAGATCACACCCTCTTCGCGAAAATCGAAGGCGTGATCAAGTTTGAAGTAAAAGGCGCGTTCAACCGCCGTTACGTGAGCGTCGTTGCGGCTTAA
- the cgtA gene encoding Obg family GTPase CgtA: MKFVDEVSISVKAGDGGNGMMSFRREKFIEKGGPNGGDGGDGGSIYIEAFANLNTLVDYRYTRRFQAPNGEKGGSTDCTGAKGEDLILPVPVGTTIIDAGTQEVMGDLTKPGQRLLVAQGGWHGLGNTRFKSSTNRAPRQTTPGKPGDARDLKMELKVLADVGLLGLPNAGKSTFIRSVSAAKPKVADYPFTTLVPNLGVVSVDRYKSFVVADIPGLIEGASDGAGLGIRFLKHLSRTRLLLHLVDMAPLDLTDPAESAATIVDELTKFSPSLAERERWLVLNKADQILDEEQEARIAEIVARIEWTGPVYVISALAREGTEQLCYDIMDFLEARAERIQENPEYAAELAELDTRIEDEARAQLQALDDKRALRRSGVRAVSDVDEDDSFWDEEDEEDGPEIIYVRD; encoded by the coding sequence ATGAAATTCGTCGATGAAGTATCGATTTCTGTAAAGGCCGGTGATGGTGGCAACGGCATGATGAGCTTCCGTCGTGAGAAGTTCATCGAAAAAGGCGGCCCCAACGGTGGTGATGGTGGTGATGGTGGTTCGATTTATATCGAGGCCTTCGCCAATCTCAATACCTTGGTGGACTACCGCTATACCCGCCGCTTCCAGGCACCGAATGGTGAGAAGGGCGGCAGTACCGATTGTACGGGTGCCAAGGGTGAGGATCTGATTCTGCCGGTGCCGGTTGGGACTACGATCATTGATGCGGGTACTCAGGAGGTTATGGGTGACCTGACCAAGCCTGGGCAGCGTTTGCTGGTTGCTCAGGGTGGCTGGCACGGTCTGGGTAATACTCGCTTCAAGTCCAGTACTAACCGTGCGCCGCGGCAGACCACGCCGGGCAAGCCGGGTGATGCGCGCGACCTGAAGATGGAGTTGAAGGTGTTGGCGGACGTCGGTCTGCTGGGCTTGCCGAACGCTGGCAAGAGCACCTTTATTCGCTCGGTTTCTGCAGCCAAGCCGAAGGTTGCTGATTATCCGTTCACCACCCTGGTGCCGAACCTGGGTGTGGTCAGTGTTGATCGCTACAAGAGCTTTGTGGTCGCGGATATTCCGGGTTTGATCGAGGGTGCTTCTGATGGCGCTGGTCTGGGGATTCGTTTCCTCAAGCACTTGTCGCGTACCCGTTTGTTGTTGCACCTAGTGGACATGGCGCCGCTGGATCTGACTGATCCTGCTGAGTCGGCGGCAACAATTGTCGATGAGTTGACCAAGTTCAGTCCGTCGCTGGCGGAGCGTGAGCGCTGGCTGGTGCTGAACAAGGCCGACCAGATTCTCGATGAGGAGCAAGAGGCGCGTATCGCTGAAATCGTCGCGCGGATCGAGTGGACGGGGCCGGTGTACGTGATCTCTGCCCTGGCTCGCGAGGGGACTGAGCAGCTGTGTTATGACATTATGGACTTCCTTGAGGCGCGCGCTGAGCGCATTCAGGAAAACCCAGAGTACGCGGCTGAGTTGGCTGAGCTGGATACGCGCATCGAAGATGAGGCGCGTGCCCAGTTGCAGGCCTTGGACGACAAGCGTGCGCTGCGTCGTTCCGGTGTTCGCGCGGTGAGCGATGTCGATGAAGACGACAGCTTCTGGGATGAAGAAGACGAAGAGGATGGCCCGGAAATCATTTACGTCCGGGATTAA
- the proB gene encoding glutamate 5-kinase yields the protein MRDKVTGAQRWVVKIGSALLTADGRGLDRAAMAVWVKQMVALREQGVELVLVSSGAVAAGMSRLGWVARPSAMHELQAAAAIGQMVLIQAWESSFAEHGRRTAQILLTHDDLSDRKRYLNARSTLRTLVDLDVVPVINENDTVVTDEIRFGDNDTLAALVANLVEADLLVILTDRDGMYNADPRHNPNAELIYEARADDPALDAVAGGVGGALGRGGMQTKLRAARLAARSGAHTVIVGGAIEQVLARLRAGERLGTLLAPERGMLAARKQWLAGHLQTRGVLVLDEGAVKALATGTRSLLPVGVKAVQGSFRRGEMVVCVAADGREIARGLANYSALEAQKIIGQSSDAIERLLGYVDEPELVHRDNLILV from the coding sequence ATGCGTGACAAGGTAACCGGTGCGCAGCGCTGGGTGGTGAAGATTGGCAGTGCGTTGCTAACGGCAGATGGTCGTGGTCTGGATCGTGCGGCTATGGCGGTGTGGGTCAAGCAGATGGTTGCGCTGCGCGAGCAGGGTGTGGAGTTGGTGCTGGTGTCCTCTGGGGCGGTAGCTGCAGGCATGAGTCGCTTGGGTTGGGTGGCGCGACCGAGTGCCATGCACGAGCTGCAGGCGGCTGCAGCAATCGGGCAGATGGTGCTGATCCAGGCCTGGGAGTCGAGCTTTGCCGAGCACGGTAGGCGCACGGCGCAGATTCTTCTGACCCATGACGACCTGTCTGACCGCAAGCGTTACCTGAATGCGCGCAGCACGCTGCGAACGCTGGTGGATCTGGATGTGGTGCCGGTGATCAATGAAAACGACACCGTGGTCACCGATGAGATCCGCTTCGGCGATAACGATACCTTGGCGGCATTGGTGGCCAACCTGGTCGAGGCTGATCTGCTGGTGATCCTTACGGATCGTGACGGCATGTATAACGCCGATCCGCGGCATAACCCCAATGCCGAGCTGATTTATGAGGCGCGCGCCGATGATCCGGCGCTGGATGCCGTGGCGGGTGGTGTGGGTGGTGCGTTAGGGCGTGGTGGTATGCAGACCAAGCTGCGTGCGGCGCGCTTGGCGGCGCGTTCCGGTGCGCATACAGTGATTGTTGGTGGTGCCATCGAGCAGGTGCTGGCGCGGCTCAGGGCGGGCGAGCGTCTGGGTACGCTACTTGCGCCCGAGCGCGGTATGTTGGCGGCGCGCAAGCAGTGGTTGGCTGGGCATCTGCAGACCCGTGGTGTTCTGGTGTTGGATGAGGGGGCGGTCAAGGCGCTGGCGACCGGCACGCGGAGTTTGCTGCCGGTTGGCGTGAAAGCTGTGCAGGGTAGCTTTCGTCGTGGTGAGATGGTTGTTTGTGTGGCGGCTGATGGCCGCGAAATTGCCCGCGGCTTGGCCAATTACAGTGCGCTTGAGGCGCAGAAGATCATCGGTCAGTCGTCGGATGCCATTGAGCGGTTGCTCGGTTATGTGGATGAGCCTGAGTTGGTGCATCGGGATAATTTGATTCTGGTCTGA
- a CDS encoding CreA family protein, with the protein MRAVKGLLGALMLLPGLAVAEKVGEVSTVFKLMGPNDKIVVEAFDDPKVAGVTCYLSRAKTGGVKGGLGLAEDRAEASIACRQVGPISFLDKLKEGEEVFRERTSLVFKTMQVVRFFDQKRNTLVYLVYSDRVIEGSPQNAVTAIPILPWPQKP; encoded by the coding sequence ATGCGAGCTGTAAAGGGATTGCTGGGTGCGCTGATGTTGCTGCCTGGGTTGGCAGTGGCGGAAAAGGTTGGTGAGGTGTCGACGGTTTTCAAGCTTATGGGGCCGAACGACAAGATCGTTGTCGAGGCTTTTGATGATCCCAAGGTGGCGGGGGTGACGTGTTACCTGTCGCGGGCCAAGACCGGTGGCGTCAAGGGCGGCCTGGGCTTGGCTGAAGATCGCGCCGAGGCATCGATTGCCTGTCGTCAGGTCGGGCCAATCAGCTTTCTCGATAAGCTCAAGGAGGGTGAGGAGGTCTTTCGTGAGCGCACTTCGCTGGTGTTCAAGACCATGCAGGTGGTGCGCTTCTTCGATCAGAAGCGCAATACCCTGGTTTATCTGGTCTACAGCGATCGGGTGATCGAAGGGAGTCCGCAAAATGCGGTGACGGCGATTCCGATTCTGCCCTGGCCGCAAAAGCCCTAA
- the rpsT gene encoding 30S ribosomal protein S20 produces the protein MANTPSAKKRAKQAEKRRSHNASQRSMVRTYIKNVIKAIEAKDAALATTAYTLAVPVIDRMADKGIIHKNKAARHKSRLNGHIKALSQAAAA, from the coding sequence GTGGCCAATACACCTTCTGCCAAAAAACGCGCAAAACAGGCTGAGAAGCGTCGTAGCCATAACGCCAGCCAGCGCTCGATGGTCCGTACTTACATCAAGAACGTTATCAAGGCTATTGAAGCTAAAGATGCTGCTCTTGCAACAACCGCTTACACCCTGGCTGTGCCGGTAATCGACCGTATGGCCGATAAAGGCATCATCCACAAGAACAAAGCAGCTCGCCATAAGAGCCGCCTGAATGGCCACATCAAAGCACTGAGCCAAGCTGCAGCTGCCTAA
- the murJ gene encoding murein biosynthesis integral membrane protein MurJ, with protein MNLLKSLAAVSSMTMLSRVLGFVRDTIIARTFGAGVASDAFVVAFKLPNLLRRIFAEGAFSQAFVPILAEYKTQQGDEAARTFLAYVTGLLTLVLALVTFIGILAAPWIVWASAPGFADEAERFELTTDLLRITFPYILLISLSSLAGAVLNTWNRFSVPAFVPTLLNVSMIVFALFLTPYFDPPIMALGWAVLVGGLLQLLFQLPHLHKIGMLVLPRLNLKDTGVWRVVKQMGPAIFGVSVSQISLIINTVFASFLVAGSVSWMYYADRLMELPAGVLGVALGTILLPALSKTHAGASREDYSKLLDWGLRLCLVLALPSAVALAIISEPLIASLFQYGKFSAADTAMTQRALIAYSFGLVGIILVKILAPAFYAQQNIKTPVRIGLVTLLATQAMNILFVFVIPLAHAGLALAIGLAACLNAGLLYWQLRKREMFTPQPGWAMFAGKLLLALLAMVAALLLVMQQLPAWADGSMLWRLLRLAGLVGVGLLAYFAVLALLGFRLRDFARRSAL; from the coding sequence ATGAATTTGCTCAAGTCGTTGGCCGCTGTCAGCTCCATGACCATGCTTTCGCGTGTGCTGGGCTTTGTACGCGACACCATTATTGCTCGCACCTTCGGTGCTGGCGTGGCCTCGGACGCCTTTGTGGTGGCGTTCAAATTGCCCAATTTGCTGCGGCGTATTTTTGCTGAGGGGGCGTTTTCCCAGGCTTTTGTGCCGATTCTGGCCGAATATAAAACTCAGCAGGGCGATGAGGCTGCACGCACTTTTCTCGCTTATGTGACTGGCTTGCTGACCCTGGTGCTGGCGCTGGTCACCTTTATCGGCATTCTGGCTGCGCCGTGGATCGTCTGGGCCTCCGCGCCGGGCTTTGCCGATGAGGCGGAGCGCTTTGAGCTGACCACCGATCTGTTGCGGATCACCTTCCCTTATATTTTGCTGATCTCGCTGTCGTCGCTGGCCGGGGCGGTACTCAATACCTGGAACCGTTTCTCGGTGCCTGCGTTTGTGCCGACCTTGCTGAACGTCAGCATGATTGTCTTTGCGCTATTCCTGACGCCTTATTTTGACCCGCCGATCATGGCGCTGGGCTGGGCGGTGTTGGTGGGCGGGCTGTTGCAGCTGTTATTTCAGCTGCCGCACCTGCACAAGATCGGCATGCTGGTGCTGCCACGTCTGAATCTGAAAGACACCGGTGTTTGGCGGGTGGTGAAGCAGATGGGGCCGGCGATCTTCGGGGTCTCGGTCAGTCAGATCTCCTTGATCATCAACACGGTTTTCGCCTCTTTTCTGGTTGCCGGCTCTGTGTCGTGGATGTATTACGCCGACCGGCTGATGGAGTTGCCGGCTGGCGTGCTCGGCGTTGCGCTAGGGACCATTCTGCTGCCGGCCTTGTCGAAAACCCATGCTGGAGCCAGTCGCGAGGATTACTCCAAGCTGCTCGACTGGGGCTTGCGGCTGTGCCTGGTGTTGGCGCTGCCCAGTGCGGTGGCGTTGGCCATTATCTCCGAGCCGCTGATCGCCTCGTTGTTCCAGTACGGCAAGTTCAGTGCGGCCGACACGGCGATGACGCAGCGCGCGCTGATCGCTTACTCATTCGGTCTGGTCGGGATTATTTTGGTGAAAATCCTCGCGCCCGCCTTTTACGCCCAGCAGAACATCAAAACCCCGGTGCGTATCGGTCTGGTGACGCTGCTGGCAACCCAGGCCATGAACATCCTTTTCGTCTTCGTGATCCCGCTGGCGCATGCCGGGCTGGCCTTGGCGATTGGTTTGGCCGCCTGTCTGAATGCCGGGCTGCTGTATTGGCAGTTACGTAAGCGCGAGATGTTTACCCCGCAGCCAGGCTGGGCGATGTTTGCTGGTAAGTTGTTGCTGGCGTTGCTGGCAATGGTGGCGGCGCTGCTGTTGGTCATGCAGCAGCTGCCGGCTTGGGCGGACGGCAGCATGCTCTGGCGCTTGCTGCGATTGGCCGGACTGGTTGGCGTGGGGCTGCTGGCCTATTTCGCGGTGTTGGCGCTGCTGGGCTTTCGTCTGCGTGACTTCGCCCGGCGCAGCGCGCTCTGA
- the ribF gene encoding bifunctional riboflavin kinase/FAD synthetase: protein MQLVRGLHNLRPQHRGCVATIGNFDGVHRGHQAILARLRERSAELGVPSCVLIFEPQPREFFAPDSAPARLTRLRDKLALLAAEGVDQVLCLSFTPRLRELSAAEFVQRVLVDGLGVQHLEVGDDFRFGCDRAGDFAFLAEAGEREGFSVEAASTVELDGIRVSSTRVREALDVGDFALAQHLLGRPFQIAGRVLHGQKLGRQLDAPTANVQLKRKRVPLRGVYLVSTEIDGQTWPGVANIGVRPSVTGDGSAHLEVHVLDFAGDLYGRRLTVAFHRKLRDEQRFASLEALKAAIAADIVAARAYWCA from the coding sequence ATGCAGCTGGTTCGAGGCCTACACAATTTGCGGCCCCAGCATCGGGGCTGTGTCGCCACCATCGGTAATTTCGACGGCGTCCATCGTGGTCACCAGGCCATCTTGGCGCGTTTGCGTGAGCGCTCCGCTGAGCTGGGCGTGCCTAGCTGTGTGTTGATTTTCGAGCCGCAACCCCGTGAATTCTTCGCGCCCGACAGCGCCCCGGCTCGTTTAACTCGCTTGCGGGATAAGTTGGCACTGCTGGCTGCGGAGGGTGTTGATCAGGTGTTGTGCCTGAGCTTCACCCCCCGTTTGCGCGAGCTGAGCGCCGCCGAGTTCGTCCAGCGCGTGCTGGTCGATGGCCTAGGTGTGCAGCACCTGGAAGTCGGTGATGATTTCCGTTTTGGTTGTGATCGTGCTGGCGATTTTGCCTTCCTGGCCGAGGCTGGTGAGCGTGAAGGCTTCAGTGTCGAGGCAGCCAGCACGGTCGAGCTGGACGGTATTCGTGTCAGCAGCACGCGGGTGCGTGAAGCGCTGGATGTCGGCGATTTTGCCCTGGCGCAGCACTTGCTTGGGCGGCCCTTCCAGATCGCCGGGCGAGTCTTGCACGGGCAGAAGTTGGGGCGACAGCTGGATGCGCCAACCGCCAATGTGCAGCTAAAACGCAAGCGTGTGCCGCTGCGCGGGGTGTATCTGGTTAGCACTGAAATCGACGGCCAGACTTGGCCGGGTGTGGCCAATATTGGTGTGCGACCGAGTGTTACAGGTGATGGCAGTGCCCACCTGGAAGTACATGTGCTGGATTTTGCCGGTGATCTATATGGCCGGCGTTTAACGGTGGCCTTCCACCGCAAGCTGCGTGATGAGCAGCGTTTCGCCTCGCTTGAGGCACTCAAGGCAGCAATTGCTGCCGATATTGTCGCCGCCCGCGCCTATTGGTGCGCTTAA